In Hyphomicrobium denitrificans 1NES1, one DNA window encodes the following:
- a CDS encoding CvpA family protein translates to MVGPLTYLDLALIAVAFISGLLAMYRGFARELLSILSWIAAAGVGYWIFATKKDMTAEIAAQTSLPPQIATVAVALVVALIVLIIVHLITARISDAILDSQVGMIDRILGFIFGVLRGFLLFVIPYMAYEAFISPDKDKQHPLVRDAYFRDYVKSTGEAIRSVLLQVIPQPSANPPPSTEQPGGQQGFLDQKGRSVALVIKGKRYYMTVA, encoded by the coding sequence ATGGTCGGTCCGTTGACTTACTTGGACCTCGCGTTGATCGCGGTCGCGTTCATTTCGGGGCTTCTTGCAATGTACCGCGGCTTCGCCCGCGAGCTGCTTTCGATCCTATCCTGGATCGCAGCTGCCGGGGTGGGGTATTGGATTTTCGCGACTAAAAAGGACATGACGGCCGAAATCGCTGCCCAGACGAGCCTGCCGCCGCAAATCGCAACCGTCGCCGTGGCGCTCGTCGTGGCGCTGATCGTCCTTATCATCGTTCACCTTATTACCGCGCGCATCTCGGATGCCATCCTCGACAGCCAGGTCGGGATGATCGACCGGATCCTGGGCTTCATTTTCGGCGTGCTTCGCGGGTTTCTGCTGTTTGTCATTCCCTATATGGCCTACGAGGCATTCATCTCGCCCGATAAGGACAAGCAGCATCCCCTCGTCCGCGATGCCTACTTTCGCGATTATGTGAAGTCGACGGGCGAAGCGATCCGCTCTGTACTTCTGCAGGTCATCCCGCAGCCCTCGGCGAACCCGCCGCCCAGCACCGAGCAGCCCGGTGGCCAGCAAGGCTTTCTTGACCAAAAAGGGCGTTCCGTCGCGCTGGTCATTAAAGGCAAGCGGTACTATATGACGGTCGCGTGA
- the purF gene encoding amidophosphoribosyltransferase, translated as MAQQGGVTVDGLTFTRYGDDRLREECGVFGIFDHPDAAAMTALGLHALQHRGQEASGICSYDGRNFHSERRMGLVGDNFSKPDVLARLKGRMAIGHDRYSTTGDPLIRNVQPLFCDIDTGGFAVAHNGNLTNALTLRRELISSGAICQSTSDTEVILHLLSRSKKRRIVERFIDAIRQVEGSYALVCLTNDMMIGARDPIGIRPLVIGRLGTSYVLASETCALDMVGAEFLREVENGEVVVITDEGLESHRPFPMRPARPCIFEYIYFARPDSIVGGQTVYDIRKRMGIELAREAPINANVVVPIPDSGVPAAIGFSQQSNIPFELGIIRNHYVGRTFIEPEQRIRQLGVKLKHSANPGVIRGNSVVLIDDSVVRGTTSKKIVQLIRDAGAREVHMRISSPPITHPDYYGIDTPSKKDLLAANLSLEEMRKFMGADSLAFLSVNGIYRAIGLEHRDDRAPQFTDHCFTGDYPTSLTDHDGSIPRQLSLLAEVG; from the coding sequence ATGGCACAGCAAGGCGGCGTGACTGTCGACGGTTTGACGTTTACCCGATATGGCGACGACCGCCTGCGCGAGGAGTGTGGCGTCTTCGGCATATTCGATCACCCGGACGCCGCGGCCATGACGGCGCTGGGCCTCCACGCACTCCAGCACCGCGGCCAGGAAGCATCCGGCATCTGCTCCTACGACGGCCGCAACTTCCATTCCGAACGCCGCATGGGACTCGTCGGCGACAACTTCTCGAAACCTGACGTTCTCGCCCGCCTCAAAGGCCGCATGGCCATCGGACATGATCGCTACTCGACTACCGGCGATCCCCTTATCCGCAACGTTCAACCTCTCTTCTGCGATATCGACACCGGTGGTTTTGCCGTCGCGCATAACGGCAACCTGACGAATGCCCTGACGCTGCGCCGCGAACTTATTTCATCGGGCGCCATCTGTCAGTCGACCTCCGACACCGAAGTCATCCTCCACCTTCTGTCGCGCTCCAAGAAACGTCGCATTGTCGAGCGGTTCATCGACGCGATCCGGCAAGTGGAAGGCTCGTACGCGCTCGTCTGCCTGACGAACGACATGATGATCGGGGCGCGCGATCCAATTGGTATACGACCGCTCGTCATCGGCCGGCTCGGCACGTCCTACGTCCTGGCATCCGAGACCTGCGCGCTCGATATGGTGGGCGCCGAATTTCTCCGCGAAGTCGAGAACGGGGAGGTCGTGGTTATCACGGACGAAGGCCTCGAAAGCCACAGGCCCTTCCCGATGCGCCCGGCGCGGCCGTGCATCTTCGAATACATTTATTTCGCCCGCCCCGACTCCATCGTAGGCGGGCAAACTGTCTATGACATCCGCAAGCGCATGGGTATCGAACTGGCGCGCGAAGCCCCGATCAATGCCAATGTCGTCGTGCCGATTCCCGACTCCGGCGTTCCCGCTGCGATCGGCTTCAGCCAACAAAGCAACATTCCGTTCGAGCTTGGCATCATCCGCAACCACTATGTCGGCCGGACGTTCATCGAGCCGGAACAACGCATCCGCCAGCTCGGCGTCAAGCTCAAGCATTCGGCCAATCCCGGCGTCATTCGCGGGAACAGTGTCGTCCTGATTGACGACAGCGTGGTCCGCGGTACGACATCGAAAAAAATCGTACAGCTCATTCGCGATGCCGGAGCGCGGGAAGTACACATGCGGATATCGTCGCCGCCGATTACGCATCCCGATTACTACGGCATCGACACGCCGAGCAAAAAGGACCTGCTCGCGGCGAACTTATCGCTTGAAGAAATGCGGAAGTTCATGGGAGCCGACAGCCTGGCGTTCCTTTCCGTCAACGGCATTTATCGCGCCATCGGTCTTGAGCACCGCGACGATCGCGCGCCGCAGTTCACCGATCATTGCTTCACCGGTGATTATCCAACCAGCCTCACCGACCACGACGGCTCCATTCCGCGCCAGCTTTCGCTTCTGGCCGAGGTCGGCTGA
- a CDS encoding SDR family NAD(P)-dependent oxidoreductase, with translation MTQSFDDAPLKGRIALVTGASRGIGRAVALGLAKAGAHVVITARSLGALESLDDDIRAVGGAATLLQLDLTKGDRVDQLGPTLYQRWQHLDILVANAGILGPLSPLGHTTEEAYLATIDINLNANWRLIRTLDPLLKRSDAGRAIFVTSGAASGKYAYWGPYAASKAGLEALVKTWAAELTNTSVRANLINPGATRTNMRAKAFPGEDPASLPAPEELVPLFLELASPHCTQNGDVINFRDWRTSHRSGVASDANIIDADV, from the coding sequence ATGACGCAAAGTTTCGATGATGCGCCGCTCAAAGGACGAATTGCACTTGTCACTGGCGCATCGCGCGGCATTGGGCGCGCAGTCGCGCTGGGGCTCGCCAAGGCAGGCGCTCACGTCGTCATAACGGCGCGCTCGCTCGGCGCGCTCGAATCCCTTGATGACGACATTCGCGCCGTGGGCGGCGCGGCGACACTTCTGCAGCTCGACCTCACAAAGGGCGATCGTGTCGACCAACTCGGGCCGACGCTTTATCAGCGCTGGCAGCACCTCGATATTCTCGTTGCCAACGCCGGAATTCTTGGGCCGCTTTCACCGCTCGGACACACGACGGAAGAGGCCTATCTCGCCACGATCGATATTAACCTCAATGCCAACTGGCGTCTTATCCGCACCCTAGATCCGCTGCTGAAGCGCTCCGACGCGGGGCGGGCTATCTTCGTGACATCAGGAGCCGCAAGCGGAAAGTACGCTTACTGGGGCCCCTACGCCGCCTCCAAGGCGGGCTTGGAGGCGCTCGTAAAGACGTGGGCAGCAGAGCTGACAAACACGTCCGTACGAGCGAATTTAATCAACCCCGGCGCGACACGGACCAACATGCGCGCCAAGGCCTTCCCCGGAGAGGATCCTGCGAGCCTGCCGGCTCCCGAAGAGCTTGTTCCGCTTTTCCTCGAACTCGCATCACCGCATTGTACGCAAAACGGCGATGTCATCAATTTCCGCGACTGGCGTACTTCACATCGGTCCGGAGTTGCCTCCGATGCCAACATCATCGACGCCGATGTCTAG
- a CDS encoding DUF930 domain-containing protein, translating to MRGARGLYRSLFVVGIAIGPHVAFADASMDRVLQKLEPEERAHQACSLRGLDAIRKGTHLKAIDRLKTSSRNRATFKDNIVVANGAAIRANHRWYALKYKCAVTDDQMKAKTFDFQVGAEIPEDQWEDFGLWK from the coding sequence ATGCGTGGAGCAAGAGGCCTTTATCGAAGCCTATTCGTCGTTGGAATAGCGATAGGACCGCATGTAGCATTTGCCGACGCCTCGATGGACCGCGTGTTGCAAAAGCTTGAACCGGAAGAACGAGCACACCAGGCTTGCAGCTTGCGCGGTCTCGACGCGATCCGAAAGGGCACGCACCTGAAAGCCATCGACCGCCTCAAAACCAGCAGCAGAAATCGGGCGACCTTTAAAGACAATATTGTCGTCGCCAATGGCGCCGCGATCCGCGCCAACCACCGCTGGTACGCACTGAAGTACAAGTGCGCCGTAACAGACGACCAGATGAAGGCCAAGACTTTCGATTTTCAGGTTGGTGCAGAAATTCCGGAAGACCAGTGGGAAGACTTCGGTCTGTGGAAGTAA
- a CDS encoding MBL fold metallo-hydrolase, with amino-acid sequence MSYRCTILGCGSSGGVPRVGMNWGACDPENPKNRRLRCSALIERKGSGGQTAVLIDTSPDFRAQILATRLTGLDAVLYTHDHADHTHGIDDLRMVAFAMKRRVDVYFDTATAASLKSRFGYCFETPAGSPYMPILNGHEIDGIKPVAIQGGGGTISAQPIQQWHGTMPSLGYRIGNLAYSPDISDLPEASIPMLEGLDVWIVDALRYTPHESHFSVKQALAWAEKLKPKRTILTHMTSELDYGKLLSELPSGVEPAYDGMVVTFS; translated from the coding sequence ATGAGCTACAGGTGCACGATCCTGGGATGTGGTTCCTCCGGCGGCGTACCCCGCGTCGGTATGAACTGGGGCGCCTGCGACCCCGAAAACCCAAAGAACAGAAGGCTCCGTTGCTCCGCGCTCATCGAGCGAAAAGGATCGGGAGGACAGACAGCCGTCCTGATCGACACTTCGCCGGATTTTCGCGCGCAGATTCTGGCGACGCGACTGACGGGGCTCGATGCCGTGCTCTACACGCATGACCACGCAGATCATACCCACGGCATTGACGATCTCCGCATGGTCGCATTCGCAATGAAGCGGCGCGTCGACGTCTATTTCGACACCGCGACGGCAGCGAGCCTCAAATCGCGGTTTGGCTATTGCTTCGAGACGCCGGCGGGATCGCCGTATATGCCAATTCTCAACGGCCATGAGATTGACGGCATCAAACCGGTTGCGATCCAAGGCGGCGGTGGCACGATCTCGGCGCAGCCGATCCAACAGTGGCACGGAACTATGCCGTCGCTTGGGTACCGCATCGGGAATCTTGCTTATTCACCCGACATCAGCGATCTGCCGGAAGCCTCGATTCCCATGCTCGAAGGTCTTGACGTGTGGATCGTCGATGCGTTGCGCTACACGCCCCACGAGAGCCATTTCAGCGTCAAGCAGGCGCTCGCCTGGGCCGAGAAGTTAAAGCCGAAGCGCACGATCCTGACGCACATGACGAGCGAACTCGATTACGGGAAGCTCTTAAGTGAGCTGCCGAGCGGCGTCGAGCCTGCCTACGACGGTATGGTCGTTACGTTTTCTTGA
- a CDS encoding TatD family hydrolase, which produces MLVDHHCHLDFPEFAPELDQVVARAREAGVGTMVTISTRIRQFDKVLAVAERFNNVYCSVGTHPHNAHEELDIPLEKLIDLTRHPKVVAVGEAGLDYYYKHSTPDAQAEGFRRHIAAARETGLPLEIHTRDADDDTIAILEDEHAKGAFPAVLHCFTGGRELAMRALELGLYVSFSGVITFKKNDALREIARDVPLDRLLVETDAPFLAPDPFRGKRNEPSYVVRTAAALATVKGISNEELARATTDNFFRLYNKAKRLPTASCGPVAA; this is translated from the coding sequence ATGCTGGTAGACCATCATTGCCACCTCGACTTCCCTGAGTTTGCGCCGGAGCTGGATCAGGTCGTGGCGCGCGCGCGTGAGGCGGGCGTCGGAACGATGGTGACCATTTCAACGCGCATACGTCAGTTCGACAAGGTGCTGGCGGTAGCGGAGCGCTTTAACAACGTCTACTGCTCCGTCGGCACGCATCCGCACAACGCGCATGAGGAACTCGACATTCCGCTGGAGAAGCTCATCGATCTCACACGGCATCCGAAGGTCGTCGCGGTCGGTGAGGCAGGTCTCGACTACTATTACAAGCATTCGACTCCGGACGCGCAGGCGGAAGGCTTTCGCCGCCATATCGCAGCCGCGCGCGAGACGGGCTTGCCGCTCGAAATTCATACCCGTGACGCTGATGATGATACGATCGCCATTCTCGAGGACGAGCACGCGAAGGGCGCTTTTCCAGCCGTGCTCCATTGTTTTACCGGTGGCCGCGAGCTTGCGATGAGGGCTCTGGAACTCGGACTCTATGTCTCGTTCAGCGGCGTCATCACGTTCAAGAAAAACGATGCGCTGCGCGAGATTGCCCGCGACGTGCCGCTGGACCGTCTGCTGGTCGAGACGGACGCGCCGTTCCTCGCACCCGATCCTTTCCGCGGCAAACGTAACGAACCGTCCTACGTCGTCCGCACCGCGGCAGCACTCGCAACCGTCAAGGGCATCTCGAACGAAGAACTAGCGCGCGCGACGACCGATAATTTCTTCCGGCTCTATAACAAGGCCAAGCGTCTCCCGACAGCATCCTGCGGGCCGGTCGCCGCATGA
- the metG gene encoding methionine--tRNA ligase, translating to MREKFYITTAISYPNGVPHIGHAYEAIATDVIARFERLDDKDVFFLTGTDEHGLKMKQTAEREGVTPRALADRNTARFIEMAKTLGLSNDDFIRTTEKRHYDACAELWRRMEKAGDIFKRPYGGWYSVRDETYYKESETEVRDGQRFATSTGTPVEWNEEETYFFRLSAYQDKLLAHYEANPDFILPAERRNEVVSFVKMGLEDLSISRTTLDWGIPVPDAAGHVMYVWIDALNNYVTATGLLTDPQGARAHYWPADVHVIGKDIVRFHAVYWPAFLMSAGLALPKRIFSHGFVLNKGEKMSKSVGNVVDPFDLVKAYGRDAVRYFFLREVMFGQDGNYSPEAIANRINADLANNLGNLAQRSLSMIFKNCDGAIPAPGAFSTEDTAILEAADALYGLARREMDRQAITKYLDAVWNVVADANRYFAAEEPWAKKKTDPARMATILYVTAECVRQFAILVQPVMPESAAKLLDLLAVPAEARTFANLGVAGRLTAGAPIPEPQGVFPRYVDPDEPKGKKS from the coding sequence TTGCGCGAAAAATTCTATATTACGACGGCTATCTCCTACCCGAACGGCGTGCCGCATATCGGGCACGCCTACGAGGCCATCGCGACCGACGTCATCGCACGCTTCGAGCGGCTCGACGATAAGGATGTTTTCTTCCTGACGGGCACCGACGAGCACGGCCTCAAGATGAAGCAGACGGCCGAGCGCGAAGGCGTCACTCCGCGAGCCCTTGCCGATCGCAACACCGCGCGTTTCATCGAAATGGCGAAGACGCTCGGTCTCTCGAACGACGATTTCATCCGCACGACGGAAAAGCGCCATTACGACGCTTGTGCAGAACTCTGGCGTCGCATGGAGAAAGCGGGCGATATTTTCAAGCGCCCTTACGGCGGCTGGTATTCTGTGCGCGACGAGACCTACTACAAGGAAAGCGAGACGGAAGTCCGCGACGGGCAGCGCTTTGCAACATCGACGGGAACGCCTGTCGAGTGGAATGAAGAAGAGACCTACTTCTTCCGCCTCTCGGCTTATCAGGACAAGCTGCTCGCGCATTACGAAGCCAATCCCGACTTCATCCTGCCCGCCGAGCGCCGGAACGAGGTCGTCAGCTTCGTGAAGATGGGGCTCGAAGATTTATCGATTTCGCGCACGACGCTCGATTGGGGCATTCCGGTGCCTGATGCGGCGGGCCACGTCATGTACGTCTGGATCGATGCGTTGAACAACTACGTGACGGCGACCGGCCTTTTGACCGACCCGCAAGGTGCGCGCGCACACTACTGGCCCGCCGACGTGCACGTCATCGGCAAGGATATCGTGCGCTTTCACGCCGTCTATTGGCCTGCCTTCCTGATGAGCGCCGGGCTGGCCCTGCCGAAGCGCATCTTCAGCCACGGGTTCGTGCTGAACAAGGGTGAAAAGATGTCGAAGTCGGTCGGCAACGTCGTCGATCCGTTCGATCTCGTCAAAGCCTATGGCCGCGATGCCGTCCGCTATTTCTTCCTGCGCGAAGTCATGTTCGGTCAGGACGGCAACTATTCGCCGGAAGCGATCGCAAACCGCATCAATGCCGACCTTGCGAACAACCTCGGCAACCTCGCACAGCGCTCGCTGTCGATGATCTTCAAGAACTGCGACGGCGCCATTCCGGCTCCCGGCGCGTTCAGCACGGAAGATACAGCGATCCTGGAGGCCGCCGATGCGCTCTATGGACTCGCACGGCGCGAGATGGATCGCCAGGCGATCACGAAATACCTCGACGCCGTCTGGAACGTCGTCGCCGACGCGAACCGCTATTTCGCGGCCGAGGAACCATGGGCGAAAAAGAAGACTGATCCGGCGCGCATGGCGACGATCCTCTACGTCACTGCCGAGTGCGTGCGCCAATTCGCAATTCTTGTACAGCCGGTGATGCCGGAAAGCGCGGCGAAATTGCTCGACCTGCTTGCGGTTCCGGCAGAAGCGCGCACATTTGCAAATCTCGGGGTAGCAGGGCGCCTGACGGCAGGCGCCCCGATCCCGGAGCCGCAGGGCGTTTTCCCACGGTATGTCGATCCGGATGAGCCCAAGGGTAAGAAATCTTGA
- a CDS encoding DNA polymerase III subunit delta': MARAPLVAESEALPESDRLDDFPHPRETRSLVGQDAAMAMLTDALASGRMHHAWLLSGPEGVGKATLAYQFAKIALARPEERDLFGQGLSIEPNSPTDRQIRAMSHPGLLVIHRTYDPKTKRFSQTIPVDEVRRLKAFLALSAESQGWRVVIVDSADDMNANAANALLKSLEEPPPRTIFLVVTSAPGRLLATIRSRCRIVSLSPLSEADLKRAAAQALTSVGKPVPEAHHWESLLPLAQGSVGRALTLLGGGGLALQARIDAILNGLPKLDAKSVHALGDELQAPALERKFELFFELYQSTLARLIAAQATGEGPERDVALAGRLIGPERLATFAELWETTARDKADTSALNLDRKSLILGSFARLEAASRR, translated from the coding sequence ATGGCGCGCGCGCCGTTGGTTGCAGAGTCAGAAGCGCTGCCCGAGTCTGACAGACTCGACGATTTTCCGCACCCGCGCGAGACACGATCGCTTGTTGGGCAAGATGCTGCGATGGCAATGCTGACGGACGCGCTCGCAAGCGGCCGCATGCATCACGCCTGGCTGCTGTCGGGGCCCGAAGGAGTCGGCAAGGCGACGCTCGCCTATCAGTTTGCGAAGATTGCGTTAGCACGTCCGGAAGAGCGCGATCTTTTCGGGCAGGGATTGAGCATCGAGCCGAATTCCCCGACCGACAGGCAGATCCGGGCCATGTCGCATCCGGGGCTGCTCGTCATCCACCGCACCTACGATCCGAAGACCAAACGCTTCTCGCAAACGATCCCGGTGGACGAGGTGCGCCGCCTCAAGGCGTTCTTGGCCTTGAGCGCCGAATCTCAAGGTTGGCGCGTCGTGATCGTCGACAGTGCCGACGACATGAATGCGAATGCCGCCAATGCGCTCCTGAAATCCCTCGAGGAACCGCCGCCGCGTACGATCTTCCTGGTCGTCACATCGGCGCCGGGGCGGCTGCTGGCAACGATACGATCGAGATGCCGAATTGTATCTCTGTCGCCGCTTTCGGAAGCTGATTTGAAACGCGCCGCAGCCCAAGCCCTGACGAGCGTCGGCAAGCCTGTCCCCGAAGCTCATCACTGGGAGTCGCTGCTGCCGCTGGCCCAAGGCAGCGTCGGTCGCGCTCTGACGCTGCTTGGAGGCGGCGGACTGGCGCTCCAGGCCCGGATCGACGCCATTCTGAATGGCCTGCCGAAACTCGACGCCAAATCCGTGCACGCTCTCGGCGATGAACTCCAGGCGCCAGCGCTGGAGAGAAAATTCGAGCTTTTCTTTGAGCTTTATCAGTCGACTCTTGCGCGCCTCATCGCAGCCCAGGCGACGGGGGAGGGGCCGGAGCGGGATGTCGCGCTGGCAGGGCGGCTGATTGGGCCCGAGCGCCTTGCCACATTCGCCGAGCTATGGGAAACAACGGCCCGCGACAAGGCGGATACGTCTGCCCTGAACCTTGACCGCAAATCGCTCATTCTCGGAAGTTTCGCGCGTCTGGAGGCCGCGAGCCGCCGTTGA